One genomic region from Prunus persica cultivar Lovell chromosome G3, Prunus_persica_NCBIv2, whole genome shotgun sequence encodes:
- the LOC18782092 gene encoding kelch repeat-containing protein At3g27220 isoform X1 — protein MVRPSAKHTSARLVLICVGLLGLALIADFLSASSPRFANSYISIASNWAPPLDISKPSLILTPKKTDDEVPEKGNHKNDTAHGRVLSATFADLPGPELKWENMAAAPVARLDGAAIQIKNLLFVFAGYGTIDYVHSHVDIYNFSDNTWGGRFDMPKEMAHSHLGMVTDGRYIYIVTGQYGPQCRGPTAHTFVLDTETKQWRDMPPLPVPRYAPATQLWRGRLHVMGGSKENRYTPGVDHWSLAVKDGKALEKEWRTEMPIPRGGPHRACIVVDDRLYLIGGQEGDFMAKPGSPIFKCSRRNEVVYGDVYMLDDEMKWKVLPPMPKPDSHIEFAWVVVNNSIVIVGGTTEKHPVTKKMTLVGEIFQFNLNTLNWSVLGKLPFRVKTTLVGFWNGWLYFTSGQRDKGPENPAPKKVIGELWRTKLKLSS, from the exons ATGGTTAGGCCCTCTGCGAAGCACACATCGGCTCGCTTGGTGTTGATATGCGTTGGCCTATTGGGGCTTGCTCTGATTGCTGATTTCCTCTCAGCTTCCTCGCCTCGTTTTGCTAATTCCTATATCTCCATTGCCTCCAATTGGGCTCCTCCCCTTGATATTTCAAAACCCAGTCTGATCCTCACACCCAAGAAGACTGACGATGAGGTACCCGAAAAG GGAAATCATAAAAACGATACTGCTCATGGGAGAGTTTTATCAGCAACTTTTGCTGATTTGCCTGGACCAGAATTAAAATGGGAAAATATGGCTGCCGCACCTGTAGCTCGCTTGGATGGGGCGGCTATACAGATAAAGAATCTTCTATTCGTGTTTGCTGGATACGGTACCATTGATTAT GTACATTCACATGTTGATATCTACAATTTCAGTGATAATACATGGGGAGGAAGATTTGATATGCCAAAAGAAATGGCACATTCACATCTAGGAATGGTAACTGATGGAAGGTACATATACATTGTCACAGGACAGTATGGGCCACAGTGCAGAGGGCCCACTGCCCACACATTCGTGCTTGATACTGAGACAAAGCAGTGGCGGGACATGCCTCCTTTACCAGTTCCTag GTATGCACCAGCAACTCAACTTTGGAGAGGTAGACTTCATGTAATGGGTGGTAGCAAAGAGAATCGATATACACCTGGAGTAGATCATTGGAGTCTTGCTGTTAAAGATGGAAAAGCATTAGAAAAGGAATGGAGGACTGAAATGCCTATTCCCAGGGGTGGACCTCATAG GGCTTGTATAGTTGTTGATGATCGTCTTTATCTTATTGGTGGTCAAGAGGGTGATTTCATGGCCAAACCTGGATCACCTATTTTCAAGTGCTCTCGCAGGAATGAG GTTGTATATGGTGATGTTTACATGCTAGATGACGAAATGAAGTGGAAAGTGTTACCTCCCATGCCTAAACCAGATTCCCATATCGAATTTGCTTGGGTTGTTGTTAACAATTCTATTGTTATTGTTGGAGGCACAACAGAGAAGCACCCTGTGACTAAGAAGATGACTTTGGTTGGAGAAATATTCCAGTTTAACTTGAATACACTG AACTGGTCAGTTCTTGGGAAACTACCATTTCGAGTTAAAACCACACTAGTTGGCTTCTGGAATGGGTGGTTGTATTTTACATCAGGGCAGCGAGACAAAGGACCAGAGAATCCAGCACCAAAGAAGGTCATCGGAGAGTTGTGGAGAACGAAGTTAAAATTGAGCTCGTGA
- the LOC18782589 gene encoding uncharacterized protein LOC18782589 isoform X2, whose product MQLSAMELKLRRKNTCSSAVLLILCTILLLVTTNLGSADEGEQQHKVVEESRNDDAPEKPSLWKMTRNAFPPYTSSPLRIQSYLEKAKALLNQGQAYIFPPSLEGSGNNIYVGEEAGSRGRGGGAGEKVREVVGNSFGKSKETVDSSAKSAAKLVGETVQKTKEKVQRSFSDGESREPQSEL is encoded by the exons ATGCAGCTTTCAGCAATGGAGTTGAAActcagaagaaaaaacactTGTTCATCTGCAGTTTTGCTGATTCTCTGCACAATATTGTTATTGGTCACTACTAACTTGGGTTCTGCAGATGAAGGAGAGCAGCAGCATAAGGTGGTGGAGGAAAGCAGAAATGATGATGCACCAGAAAAACCATCTTTGTGGAAGATGACCAGAAATGCTTTTCCTCCGTACACATCTTCACCTTTGAGGATCCAAAGCTACTTGGAGAAGGCCAAGGCGCTTTTGAACCAAGGGCAAGCCTACATCTTCCCTCCCAGTTTAga AGGGAGTGgtaataatatttatgttggAGAGGAGGCTGGGAGCAGAggacgaggaggaggagctggAGAGAAGGTGAGAGAGGTTGTGGGGAATAGTTTTGGGAAGAGCAAAGAGACGGTGGACTCCTCGGCTAAATCCGCAGCCAAATTAGTTGGGGAAACAGTGCAGAAGACGAAGGAGAAAGTGCAGAGGAGCTTTTCTGACGGAGAAAGTAGAGAACCTCAATCTGAGCTCTAG
- the LOC18782589 gene encoding uncharacterized protein LOC18782589 isoform X1 — translation MQLSAMELKLRRKNTCSSAVLLILCTILLLVTTNLGSADEGEQQHKVVEESRNDDAPEKPSLWKMTRNAFPPYTSSPLRIQSYLEKAKALLNQGQAYIFPPSLDFRGSGNNIYVGEEAGSRGRGGGAGEKVREVVGNSFGKSKETVDSSAKSAAKLVGETVQKTKEKVQRSFSDGESREPQSEL, via the exons ATGCAGCTTTCAGCAATGGAGTTGAAActcagaagaaaaaacactTGTTCATCTGCAGTTTTGCTGATTCTCTGCACAATATTGTTATTGGTCACTACTAACTTGGGTTCTGCAGATGAAGGAGAGCAGCAGCATAAGGTGGTGGAGGAAAGCAGAAATGATGATGCACCAGAAAAACCATCTTTGTGGAAGATGACCAGAAATGCTTTTCCTCCGTACACATCTTCACCTTTGAGGATCCAAAGCTACTTGGAGAAGGCCAAGGCGCTTTTGAACCAAGGGCAAGCCTACATCTTCCCTCCCAGTTTAga TTTTAGAGGGAGTGgtaataatatttatgttggAGAGGAGGCTGGGAGCAGAggacgaggaggaggagctggAGAGAAGGTGAGAGAGGTTGTGGGGAATAGTTTTGGGAAGAGCAAAGAGACGGTGGACTCCTCGGCTAAATCCGCAGCCAAATTAGTTGGGGAAACAGTGCAGAAGACGAAGGAGAAAGTGCAGAGGAGCTTTTCTGACGGAGAAAGTAGAGAACCTCAATCTGAGCTCTAG
- the LOC18784351 gene encoding ylmG homolog protein 1-2, chloroplastic translates to MASVMTSHAILFQTSNPIRPKPKLKPFCTPALKFSPNPNLNPNKILKFSLRPLCASLTTNLQTLNTQIPSQSPPPLAHLPTRTLTTLFALTLAVVRNLSISLLKFGSQFGPSIGSAAGPLFFAALGDRPSGYLNTPLTVVAAGLSKWLDIYSGVLMVRVLLSWFPNIPWDRQPLSAIRDLCDPYLNLFRNIIPPIFDTLDVSPLLAFAVLGTLGSILNNSRGMY, encoded by the coding sequence ATGGCTTCAGTCATGACTTCTCATGCTATCCTCTTCCAAACCTCAAACCCAATCCGACCCAAACCCAAGCTCAAACCTTTCTGCACCCCTGCTCTCAAATTCAGCCCCAACCCTAACCTTAACCCCAACAAAATACTCAAATTTTCCCTCAGACCCCTCTGCGCCTCTCTCACCACAAACCTCCAAACCCTAAATACCCAAATCCCATCTCAGTCCCCACCACCCCTAGCCCATCTCCCTACTCGGACGCTCACCACCCTCTTCGCCCTAACCCTAGCCGTCGTCCGCAACCTCTCAATTTCACTATTGAAATTCGGATCCCAATTCGGACCCTCCATCGGTTCCGCCGCCGGACCCCTCTTCTTCGCGGCGCTCGGAGACCGCCCGAGCGGCTACTTGAACACGCCGTTGACGGTGGTCGCCGCCGGACTCTCCAAATGGCTCGATATCTACAGTGGGGTTTTGATGGTTAGGGTTTTGCTCAGTTGGTTCCCCAATATTCCTTGGGACCGCCAACCCCTTTCGGCGATTCGGGACCTCTGCGATCCCTATTTGAATCTCTTTCGCAACATAATCCCGCCGATTTTCGATACCTTGGATGTTAGTCCGCTCTTGGCTTTCGCAGTTTTGGGCACGCTGGGATCGATTCTCAACAACAGTAGAGGAATGTATTGA
- the LOC18782092 gene encoding kelch repeat-containing protein At3g27220 isoform X2: MVRPSAKHTSARLVLICVGLLGLALIADFLSASSPRFANSYISIASNWAPPLDISKPSLILTPKKTDDEGNHKNDTAHGRVLSATFADLPGPELKWENMAAAPVARLDGAAIQIKNLLFVFAGYGTIDYVHSHVDIYNFSDNTWGGRFDMPKEMAHSHLGMVTDGRYIYIVTGQYGPQCRGPTAHTFVLDTETKQWRDMPPLPVPRYAPATQLWRGRLHVMGGSKENRYTPGVDHWSLAVKDGKALEKEWRTEMPIPRGGPHRACIVVDDRLYLIGGQEGDFMAKPGSPIFKCSRRNEVVYGDVYMLDDEMKWKVLPPMPKPDSHIEFAWVVVNNSIVIVGGTTEKHPVTKKMTLVGEIFQFNLNTLNWSVLGKLPFRVKTTLVGFWNGWLYFTSGQRDKGPENPAPKKVIGELWRTKLKLSS; this comes from the exons ATGGTTAGGCCCTCTGCGAAGCACACATCGGCTCGCTTGGTGTTGATATGCGTTGGCCTATTGGGGCTTGCTCTGATTGCTGATTTCCTCTCAGCTTCCTCGCCTCGTTTTGCTAATTCCTATATCTCCATTGCCTCCAATTGGGCTCCTCCCCTTGATATTTCAAAACCCAGTCTGATCCTCACACCCAAGAAGACTGACGATGAG GGAAATCATAAAAACGATACTGCTCATGGGAGAGTTTTATCAGCAACTTTTGCTGATTTGCCTGGACCAGAATTAAAATGGGAAAATATGGCTGCCGCACCTGTAGCTCGCTTGGATGGGGCGGCTATACAGATAAAGAATCTTCTATTCGTGTTTGCTGGATACGGTACCATTGATTAT GTACATTCACATGTTGATATCTACAATTTCAGTGATAATACATGGGGAGGAAGATTTGATATGCCAAAAGAAATGGCACATTCACATCTAGGAATGGTAACTGATGGAAGGTACATATACATTGTCACAGGACAGTATGGGCCACAGTGCAGAGGGCCCACTGCCCACACATTCGTGCTTGATACTGAGACAAAGCAGTGGCGGGACATGCCTCCTTTACCAGTTCCTag GTATGCACCAGCAACTCAACTTTGGAGAGGTAGACTTCATGTAATGGGTGGTAGCAAAGAGAATCGATATACACCTGGAGTAGATCATTGGAGTCTTGCTGTTAAAGATGGAAAAGCATTAGAAAAGGAATGGAGGACTGAAATGCCTATTCCCAGGGGTGGACCTCATAG GGCTTGTATAGTTGTTGATGATCGTCTTTATCTTATTGGTGGTCAAGAGGGTGATTTCATGGCCAAACCTGGATCACCTATTTTCAAGTGCTCTCGCAGGAATGAG GTTGTATATGGTGATGTTTACATGCTAGATGACGAAATGAAGTGGAAAGTGTTACCTCCCATGCCTAAACCAGATTCCCATATCGAATTTGCTTGGGTTGTTGTTAACAATTCTATTGTTATTGTTGGAGGCACAACAGAGAAGCACCCTGTGACTAAGAAGATGACTTTGGTTGGAGAAATATTCCAGTTTAACTTGAATACACTG AACTGGTCAGTTCTTGGGAAACTACCATTTCGAGTTAAAACCACACTAGTTGGCTTCTGGAATGGGTGGTTGTATTTTACATCAGGGCAGCGAGACAAAGGACCAGAGAATCCAGCACCAAAGAAGGTCATCGGAGAGTTGTGGAGAACGAAGTTAAAATTGAGCTCGTGA
- the LOC18782126 gene encoding uncharacterized membrane protein At1g16860, with product MGSRFPSHQLSNGLYVSGRPEQPKERTPTMSSVAMPYTGGDIKKSGELGKMFDIPMDGSKSRKSGPITGPPSRTGSFGGAASHSGPIPNAAVRAGYTTSGPVSSGGMPGPASLKKSNSGPLNKHGEPLKKSSGPQSGGVTPTGRQNSGPLPPVLPATGLITSGPISSGPLNASGAPRKVSGPLESMGSMKVQGSSIVHNQAITTLSQDDEFSFRKSFPKLILWSLILLFVMGFIAGGFILGAVHNAYLLIVVVILFGAVATLFTWNTYWGRRAIIGYIASYSDSELRTAKNGQFVKVSGVVTCGNLPLESSFQKVPRCVYTSTSLYEYRGWDSKAANPTHRRFTWGLRSIEGRVVDFYISDFQSGLRALVKTGSGARVTPYVDDSIVIDVNPENEELSPEFIRWLGERNLSSDDRMMRLKEGYIKEGSTVSVMGVVQRNDNVLMIVPPPEPITTGCQWAKCIFPASLEGIVLRCDDASKNDVIPV from the exons ATGGGTTCCAGATTCCCATCTCATCAGCTCAGCAATGGCCTTTACGTATCAGGCCGGCCAGAGCAACCAAAGGAAAGGACTCCAACTATGAGCTCAGTTGCCATGCCCTATACTGGTGGAGATATCAAGAAGTCGGGAGAACTAGGAAAGATGTTTGATATCCCTATGGATGGCTCTAAGTCTAGAAAATCTGGACCTATAACTGGTCCTCCTTCAAGGACTGGATCTTTTGGAGGTGCTGCTTCACATTCAGGACCAATCCCTAATGCTGCAGTTCGTGCTGGCTATACCACATCAGGTCCCGTATCATCTGGAGGCATGCCTGGCCCAGCTTCCTTAAAGAAGTCAAATTCTGGACCGCTAAATAAGCATGGGGAACCTCTTAAGAAGTCGTCTGGTCCTCAATCTGGTGGGGTAACACCAACTGGCCGCCAAAACTCTGGACCTCTTCCTCCTGTTCTCCCTGCAACAGGTCTCATTACATCTGGACCCATTTCTTCTGGCCCACTAAATGCTTCTGGGGCCCCTCGTAAGGTATCCGGTCCTTTGGAGTCAATGGGATCAATGAAAGTACAAGGTTCCTCCATTGTTCACAATCAGGCCATTACTACTCTTAGCCAAGATGATGAGTTTTCATTTAGGAAGAGCTTCCCAAAGCTAATATTATGGTCTTTGATTCTACTTTTCGTGATGGGGTTCATAGCTGGTGGTTTTATTCTAGGTGCAGTCCACAATGCATATCTCCTCATTGTGGTTGTGATCCTTTTTGGTGCAGTTGCTACACTATTCACATGGAATACTTATTGGGGAAGACGAGCTATTATAGGTTATATTGCTAGCTATTCAGATTCTGAGCTGAGGACTGCGAAGAATGGGCAATTTGTGAAGGTCTCAGGG GTGGTCACTTGTGGCAATCTGCCCCTTGAGTCGTCCTTTCAAAAGGTTCCTAGATGTGTGTATACATCTACAAGTTTGTACGAATATCGAGGATGGGATTCAAAAGCTGCCAACCCTACACATCGTCGCTTTACTTGGGGGCTCAGGTCCATAGAA GGCCGTGTTGTAGATTTCTACATCTCTGATTTCCAATCCGGGTTAAGAGCATTGGTTAAGACTGGCTCTGGAGCAAGGGTGACTCCTTATGTTGATGATTCGATTGTCATTGATGTGAACCCTGAAAATGAAGAGTTGTCTCCAGAGTTTATTAGGTGGTTGGGAGAGAGGAACCTTTCAAGTGATGATCGCATGATGCGGTTGAAAGAAGG GTACATTAAAGAAGGAAGCACAGTTAGTGTAATGGGAGTTGTCCAGAGAAATGACAATGTGCTGATGATCGTTCCTCCCCCTGAGCCGATCACGACAGGATGCCAGTGGGCCAAATGTATCTTTCCAGCTAGCCTTGAGGGTATTGTTTTGAGATGTGATGATGCATCAAAGAATGATGTCATACCAGTTTAG
- the LOC18781763 gene encoding protein FAR1-RELATED SEQUENCE 5 has translation MEANNGILVHMETDSETNPSVSIFYPQVIGELTPFQGQQFETLEEVYDFYNQYAREAGFSVRSYSSKKSKDGEVIRKEYVCNKEGSWSTETSGVVKRCRGVGRESCKARLIVVKSKYGGYVVTIFEEAHTHPMTTPRRRHLLKSHRRISGVDQLVAQQLISVNAF, from the coding sequence ATGGAAGCTAATAATGGAATATTAGTTCACATGGAAACTGATTCGGAAACAAATCCTTCTGTATCAATTTTCTATCCTCAAGTAATTGGTGAGCTCACTCCCTTCCAAGGTCAACAATTTGAAACATTAGAAGAAGTGTATGACTTTTACAATCAGTATGCAAGGGAAGCTGGGTTTAGTGTTCGATCATACTCTAGTAAGAAGAGTAAAGACGGAGAGGTCATACGAAAAGAGTACGTTTGCAATAAAGAGGGAAGTTGGTCAACTGAAACAAGCGGTGTTGTAAAAAGGTGTCGTGGAGTAGGTAGAGAGTCTTGTAAGGCACGGCTAATAGTtgttaaatcaaaatatggtggatACGTAGTCACCATATTTGAAGAGGCTCATACTCATCCAATGACAACCCCACGAAGACGCCACTTATTAAAGTCTCATCGTCGAATTTCTGGTGTTGATCAACTTGTAGCACAACAACTAATATCCGTAAATGCCTTTTGA
- the LOC18782845 gene encoding uncharacterized protein LOC18782845, producing the protein MARSISQTLTLTRHLSSKSSPSSSSRLITLRAQSNLPFHHDPTTDSSTDSPSDPLLRKLEDAIHRIMVRRSAPDWLPFLPGTSYWVPPPRSRSTGLAQLVDKLANPLTEEETLSMTTIRGWPSSAYFIEGASPQPMEAVDQSSNNVSSKSEDEEG; encoded by the exons ATGGCAAGGTCCATCTCTCAAACCCTTACCCTAACCCGCCACCTCTCATCCAAATCATCGCCGTCTTCCTCCTCTCGCCTCATAACCCTCCGGGCCCAATCAAACCTTCCTTTTCACCATGACCCAACAACAGACTCATCCACCGACTCTCCTTCTGATCCCCTTTTGCGAAAGCTCGAGGACGCCATCCACCGGATCATGGTCCGCCGATCCGCACCCGATTGGCTCCCGTTTCTTCCCGGTACCTCCTACTGGGTCCCACCGCCCCGGTCAAGATCCACCGGTCTGGCTCAGCTGGTCGATAAGCTGGCCAACCCTTTGACTGAGGAGGAGACCTTGTCTATGACCACCATTAGAGGCTGGCCTTCTTCTGCTTACTTCATAGAAG GTGCATCTCCACAACCGATGGAGGCGGTGGATCAAAGTTCTAATAACGTGTCCTCCAAGTCTGAAGATGAGGAAGGATGA
- the LOC18781993 gene encoding uncharacterized membrane protein At1g16860: MGSRFPSHQLSNGLYVSGRPEQPKERAPTMGSTAMPYTGGDIKKSGELGKMFDIPMDGSKSRKSGQLTSAPSRTGSFGGAASHSGPIMPNAAARANYTTSGPVSSGGMTGSTSVKKTNSGPLNKHGEPLKKSSGPQSGGVTRQNSGHIPPALPTTGLITSGPISSGPLNSSGAPRKVSGPLESMGSMKLQSSSVAHNPAVTTLGQDDYSFRKNFPKTILWSVILIFVMGFIAGGFILGAVHNAILLAVVGILFAAVAALFTWNTCWGRNAIVNFISRYPDAELRTAKNGQYVKVSGVVTCGNVPLESSFRRVPRCVYTSTSLYEYRGWDSKPANPTHRRFTWGLRSSERHIVDFYISDFQSGLRALVKTGYGARVTPYVDESVIIDVNPENKDMSPDFVRWLGERNLSSDDRTMRLKEGYIKEGSTVSVMGVVQRNDNVLMIVPPPEPLTTGCQWSNCIFPASLEGVVLRCEDSSKNDVIPV; encoded by the exons ATGGGTTCCAGATTCCCATCTCATCAGCTCAGCAATGGTCTATACGTATCAGGCAGGCCTGAGCAGCCAAAAGAAAGAGCACCTACGATGGGCTCAACGGCCATGCCCTATACTGGTGGCGATATCAAGAAGTCGGGAGAGCTGGGGAAAATGTTTGATATCCCTATGGACGGGTCCAAGTCTAGGAAATCTGGACAACTAACCAGTGCCCCTTCAAGGACTGGATCATTTGGAGGTGCTGCTTCTCATTCAGGTCCAATTATGCCTAATGCTGCAGCTCGAGCTAACTATACGACATCAGGTCCTGTATCTTCTGGAGGCATGACTGGTTCTACTTCGGTAAAAAAGACTAATTCTGGGCCACTCAATAAGCATGGGGAACCATTGAAGAAGTCTTCTGGCCCTCAATCTGGTGGAGTGACACGTCAAAACTCCGGCCATATTCCACCAGCTCTTCCCACAACAGGTCTTATCACATCTGGACCCATATCTTCAGGTCCACTAAATTCCTCTGGGGCCCCTAGAAAGGTATCTGGACCTTTAGAGTCTATGGGATCAATGAAATTACAAAGTTCCTCTGTTGCTCACAATCCAGCAGTGACTACTCTTGGCCAAGATGATTATtctttcagaaagaacttcccAAAGACAATATTGTGGTCTGTGATACTGATATTTGTGATGGGGTTCATTGCTGGTGGTTTTATTCTTGGAGCGGTCCACAATGCCATACTCCTTGCTGTTGTGGGAATTCTTTTCGCTGCAGTTGCTGCTTTGTTCACATGGAATACTTGTTGGGGAAGAAATGCTATCGTAAATTTCATTTCTCGTTATCCTGATGCTGAGCTCAGAACTGCTAAAAATGGGCAATATGTGAAAGTCTCTGGG GTGGTTACCTGTGGTAATGTGCCCCTTGAGTCATCCTTCCGGAGAGTTCCTAGATGCGTGTACACATCTACAAGTTTATATGAGTACCGAGGATGGGATTCAAAACCAGCAAACCCTACACATCGTCGATTTACATGGGGACTTAGATCATCAGAG AGGCACATAGTGGACTTCTACATCTCTGATTTCCAGTCTGGGTTGAGAGCATTAGTTAAGACTGGCTATGGCGCAAGAGTTACTCCTTATGTTGATGAGTCTGTCATTATTGATGTTAACCCAGAAAACAAAGACATGTCTCCAGATTTTGTCAGGTGGTTGGGAGAGAGGAATCTTTCAAGTGATGACCGTACGATGCGATTGAAAGAAGG GTACATCAAGGAAGGTAGCACAGTTAGTGTGATGGGAGTTGTCCAGAGAAATGACAATGTGCTTATGATTGTCCCTCCGCCTGAGCCTTTGACAACTGGATGCCAATGGAGCAATTGTATTTTTCCGGCTAGCCTTGAGGGGGTTGTTTTGAGATGTGAAGACTCATCAAAAAATGATGTCATACCCGTTTAG